A window of Rhododendron vialii isolate Sample 1 chromosome 13a, ASM3025357v1 contains these coding sequences:
- the LOC131312531 gene encoding disease resistance protein RPV1-like → MSLSSTMKSQEASSSNSRHPYEVFQEASPSNCGHPYDVFLSFRGKDTRKAFTGHLYNALDVAGFRTFRDDDEVEKGEEIKFELKRAIRESRMSIIVFSKSYASSTWCLDELVMIMKKRRTSRHEVLPVFYDVDPSDVRKQNVSFKEAFTSHETGERKEELKDKVGPWRAALAEVAGLAGMDLSQAEGNEASFIKKIVTVVEDKLSRTMLDIFPHLVGIDSRVKNIQLWLEDGQRHGPINFGIVAICGMGGIGKTTIAKYLYNLISSKFEGSCCFLADVRENSQTQDDLLGLQRKLLSAILKKRETKINSIDEGTAKIRDAMSRKKVFVVLDDVDTIDQFDAILGTILGMRDWLFRGSKIIITTRHEELLGANEFYKVHRVKILSHKESLELFSWHAFGKCCPNNGYGEVSERAVSYCGGLPLAVKVVGASLSGKGIHVWESRLQKLKAIPDGKIHEKLKISYDSLPDDHDKNLFIHLACLFINDVLYLMDDNIITILDSCGFYTMVGIQTLMDRCLLSIDEHSKLLKMHQLLQEMGRQILRDRESSKALGERTILWNQDALIVLSGKTGTDKVEGLTLHMGLCKEDENGSTDFGANRKRCCGEFLGQPFLANFCRSLKRYGFNIFSSSLEATGPETLNQKAFEADAFGRMHKLKFLKLQGVHINGPYKMLPKGLKYLRWNGFLLNSIPSDFPLENLTALDMSYSSLKNVWEGTRFLELLKTLNLSHSPNLVRTPDFLGIPNLERLFLHDCRSLVEVHESIGSLERLVSLDLRDCKSLRKLPRSIGKLKHLESLNLSGCPNLDELPTNTGSMDSQSPSASGEVNAMQSFFPPWLLKPRESPEISRTSLSQSLVKLNLADCNLSDDDFPRDLGDLCSLEYLNLARTQISSLPDFIRGLTRLVVLDINGCPRLRKLEGLPQVDTLIPGNNPLLEEVTVQVFYCSKTSGRLDTCDHVDKPLGVFKIEPIENVAAEITQRLGLSNLQSIGKQNVKISTRYGMNQRKLPLQGCHERHIFSAYLPGSNVPEWFSFKNLGGSSVDFTVPSNPNSRVRGLSICSVYELSCAPLDYRWEGDQHTIVSNKTKGLVWSYCPGVFGVGEAGEDMMWLSYWKYGKQLLEAGDELHVSVFGGPCVLVKEVGVCVLYNEEQEAEFRAIHGKAPMEELPEAAMILMSSRSDINEEQAAELRAIRGKAPMEELPEVTMISLSSQSDNEENVSHQIYQFGNIITGNVSAHQPRRTKLYQIGLHGDRCEYCQEMYPRPWITAMSRTFWDTECWAPRLLVLPSYYVSDSLRVEEDLAQQETSHCRAMSCKPRYGLICY, encoded by the exons ATGAGTCTTTCCTCTACCATGAAATCCCAAGAAGCCTCTTCTTCGAATTCTCGACATCCGTATGAAGTGTTCCAAGAAGCCTCTCCTTCGAATTGTGGACATCCGTATGATGTGTTCTTGAGCTTCAGAGGCAAAGACACTCGCAAGGCTTTCACTGGCCACCTTTACAACGCTTTGGACGTTGCCGGATTTCGCACATTCAGAGATGATGATGAAgtagaaaaaggagaagagatCAAGTTTGAACTGAAGAGAGCAATCCGAGAGTCAAGGATGTCAATAATTGTCTTCTCAAAGAGCTATGCATCATCGACCTGGTGTCTTGATGAGCTAGTGATGATCATGAAGAAGCGCAGGACTTCTCGACATGAAGTACTCCCTGTCTTCTATGATGTGGATCCAAGTGATGTGAGGAAGCAAAATGTTAGCTTTAAAGAAGCATTTACAAGTCATGAAACAGGAGAACGAAAAGAGGAATTGAAAGACAAAGTTGGACCATGGAGGGCTGCACTTGCAGAAGTTGCAGGTCTAGCCGGGATGGACTTAAGTCAAGCTGAAGG AAACGAGGCAagttttatcaaaaaaattgtaactGTGGTTGAAGACAAACTAAGTCGCACGATGTTGGACATTTTCCCCCACTTGGTTGGAATAGATTCGCGAGTCAAAAACATTCAGCTTTGGTTAGAAGACGGGCAGCGGCATGGGCCAATTAATTTTGGCATAGTTGCAATTTGTGGAATGGGTGGTATAGGCAAGACAACCATTGCAAAGTATCTGTATAATTTGATCTCCTCAAAATTCGAAGGCAGCTGTTGTTTTCTTGCAGATGTAAGAGAAAATTCACAAACACAAGATGATTTACTTGGTTTACAAAGAAAGCTTCTTTCAGCTATTttgaagaaaagagaaacaaaaataaatagtattgaTGAAGGAACTGCTAAGATTAGAGATGCCATGTCTCGCAAAAAAGTTTTTGTAGTTCTTGATGATGTGGACACAATTGATCAATTCGATGCAATACTTGGAACAATACTTGGAATGCGAGATTGGCTTTTTCGAGGTAGTAAAATCATCATAACCACCAGGCATGAGGAGTTGCTTGGGGCTAATGAATTCTATAAGGTGCATAGGGTTAAAATCCTGAGTCACAAGGAATCATTAGAGCTCTTTAGCTGGCATGCCTTTGGAAAATGTTGTCCCAACAATGGTTATGGAGAGGTCTCCGAAAGGGCAGTAAGCTACTGTGGAGGGCTTCCATTAGCAGTTAAAGTTGTAGGTGCTTCTCTATCAGGGAAAGGCATACATGTATGGGAAAGTCGACTGCAAAAATTGAAAGCAATTCCTGATGGTAAAATCCAtgaaaaactcaaaataagcTATGACTCTTTGCCGGACGACCACGACAAGAATCTATTTATCCATCTTGCTTGTTTGTTTATTAATGACGTCTTATATCTCATGGACGATAATATAATTACGATCTTAGACAGTTGTGGATTTTACACAATGGTTGGGATCCAAACCCTCATGGATAGATGCCTGTTATCGATTGATGAACATAGTAAACTACTCAAGATGCATCAGTTGCTTCAAGAAATGGGAAGACAAATTCTTCGTGATCGAGAGTCATCGAAGGCACTGGGAGAACGTACCATCCTTTGGAATCAGGACGCACTTATTGTATTGAGCGGAAAAACT GGCACTGACAAAGTCGAAGGTCTTACACTCCATATGGGCTTGTGCAAGGAAGATGAGAATGGTAGCACGGACTTTGGTGCCAATAGAAAACGTTGTTGCGGAGAGTTCCTTGGGCAGCCCTTCTTGGCAAATTTTTGTCGTTCCCTTAAAAGATATGGTTTCAACATCTTTTCCTCTAGTCTTGAAGCCACTGGTCCAGAAACTTTAAATCAAAAAGCTTTTGAAGCTGATGCATTTGGAAGGATGCATAAACTCAAATTTCTAAAGCTCCAAGGTGTACATATCAATGGACCCTACAAAATGCTTCCCAAAGGATTAAAATATTTGCGCTGGAATGGATTTCTGCTTAATTCCATACCTAGTGATTTCCCTTTGGAGAACCTAACTGCTCTTGACATGAGCTATAGCAGCTTGAAAAATGTGTGGGAGGGAACAAGG TTTCTAGAGTTATTAAAAACCCTCAATCTAAGCCATTCTCCTAATCTCGTCAGAACTCCCGACTTTTTAGGAATCCCCAATCTAGAGAGATTATTCCTTCACGATTGTAGAAGTTTGGTTGAGGTTCATGAATCCATTGGAAGTCTCGAGAGACTTGTTTCGTTGGATTTAAGAGATTGTAAAAGTCTGAGGAAGCTTCCAAGAAGCATCGGCAAGCTAAAGCATTTGGAATCCCTTAACCTCTCAGGTTGCCCAAATCTTGACGAATTGCCAACGAACACGGGTAGTATGGATTCTCAATCTCCCTCGGCCAGTGGGGAGGTGAACGCAATGCAATCTTTCTTCCCGCCTTGGCTGTTGAAGCCAAGAGAAAGTCCAGAAATATCACGGACTTCTTTATCACAGTCCTTGGTGAAATTAAATCTTGCCGACTGCAATCTTTCAGACGATGATTTTCCCAGAGATCTTGGCGACCTATGCTCGTTGGAGTATTTAAATCTGGCGCGTACTCAGATTTCCAGCCTCCCAGATTTCATCAGAGGTCTTACCAGGCTCGTGGTCCTTGACATAAATGGCTGTCCAAGGCTCCGGAAACTTGAAGGGCTCCCACAAGTAGACACGTTGATTCCTGGAAATAATCCATTGTTGGAGGAAGTAACCGTTCAAGTCTTTTACTGTTCAAAAACTTCTGGTCGTTTGGATACATGTGACCATGTAGATAAGCCGCTGGGCGTATTCAAAATAGAACCCATAGAAAATGTTGCAGCTGAGATTACTCAACGTTTGGGCTTGTCGAACTTGCAGTCCATTGGAAAGCAAAATGTAAAGATATCGACAAGGTATGGCATGAACCAACGGAAGCTTCCCCTCcag GGATGTCATGAAAGACATATATTCTCTGCTTACCTTCCTGGTAGCAATGTACCAGAGTGGTTCAGTTTTAAGAATCTAGGAGGATCATCAGTTGATTTTACTGTGCCTTCAAATCCTAATTCCAGAGTACGAGGCTTGAGTATCTGTTCAGTGTATGAGTTGTCATGTGCTCCGCTCGATTATCGTTGGGAAGGAGACCAACACACCATCGTAAGTAACAAAACAAAGGGTTTGGTTTGGAGCTATTGTCCGGGGGTTTTTGGGGTTGGAGAAGCTGGAGAGGATATGATGTGGTTAAGTTATTGGAAGTATGGAAAACAATTATTGGAAGCTGGTGATGAACTCCATGTTTCAGTGTTTGGAGGGCCATGTGTGCTAGTGAAGGAGGTTGGAGTCTGTGTTCTAtacaatgaagaacaagaagCAGAGTTTAGGGCAATTCACGGAAAAGCCCCAATGGAAGAACTGCCAGAAGCCGCCATGATTTTGATGAGTTCCCGATCAGACATTAATGAAGAACAAGCAGCAGAGCTCAGGGCGATTCGGGGAAAAGCCCCAATGGAAGAACTACCAGAAGTCACCATGATTTCGTTGAGTTCCCAATCAGACAATGAAGAAAATGTGTCCCATCAAATCTATCAATTTGGAAATATCATTACGGGAAATGTTTCAGCACATCAACCGAGGAGAACAAAATTGTACCAAATCGGTTTGCATGGTGATCGATGTGAGTATTGCCAAGAAATGTACCCTCGACCTTGGATCACTGCCATGTCTCGTACGTTTTGGGATACTGAATGTTGGGCTCCAAGACTGCTGGTGCTGCCTTCATACTATGTTTCTGATTCGCTCAGAGTCGAAGAAGATCTTGCACAACAAGAAACGTCACATTGTCGAGCAATGTCTTGCAAACCCCGCTATGGTCTCATATGTTATTAA